The following are encoded in a window of Nocardioides houyundeii genomic DNA:
- the nuoH gene encoding NADH-quinone oxidoreductase subunit NuoH, with protein sequence MNPLVILRQVEDLSAFGQDSIWLIIGKTVVLFLVLVLLTLFLIWFERRVVARMQHRIGPNVNGPFGLLQSLADGAKLMFKEDIIPKAADKVVFVIAPVIAATAAFVTFAVIPFGPVVKVPFTDTHTPLQLTDMPVAVLFVMAIASIGIYGIVLGGWSSGSTYSLLGGLRSSAQMISYEVAMGLALVSVFLYSGTMSTSGIVAAQNPVEQEYWLDVIPVPSWYAVILAPSFVIYVIAMIGETNRAPFDLPEAEGELVGGFHTEYSAMKFAMFFLAEYINMATVSALATTLFLGGWAAPWGLEHVWEGADHGYWPVLWFFGKMLLFIFLFIWLRGTLPRLRYDQFMAFGWKYLIPFSLLWIVAVASMRVLADDIETWHILVALGALVVLLGAMFLFEDSGDATDEDEVEPAPVDAFAGGFPVPPMPVGGAVRGAAAPLSFAGSRAGTVSGSTESSTDTTHVAGEEN encoded by the coding sequence GTGAACCCGCTCGTCATCCTGCGGCAGGTCGAGGACCTGTCGGCCTTCGGCCAGGACTCCATCTGGCTGATCATCGGCAAGACCGTGGTGCTCTTCCTGGTCCTGGTGCTGCTCACGCTGTTCCTGATCTGGTTCGAGCGTCGCGTGGTCGCCCGGATGCAGCACCGCATCGGACCCAACGTCAACGGTCCCTTCGGGCTGCTGCAGTCGTTGGCGGACGGTGCGAAGCTGATGTTCAAGGAGGACATCATCCCGAAGGCGGCCGACAAGGTCGTGTTCGTGATCGCCCCCGTCATCGCCGCCACGGCGGCGTTCGTGACGTTCGCGGTGATCCCCTTCGGGCCGGTGGTCAAGGTGCCGTTCACCGACACCCACACCCCGCTCCAGCTCACCGACATGCCGGTGGCGGTGCTGTTCGTGATGGCCATCGCCTCGATCGGCATCTACGGCATCGTGCTGGGCGGCTGGTCCTCGGGATCGACGTACTCGCTGCTGGGCGGTCTGCGCTCGAGCGCGCAGATGATCTCCTACGAGGTCGCCATGGGCCTGGCCCTGGTCTCGGTCTTCCTCTACTCGGGCACCATGTCCACCTCCGGCATCGTCGCGGCGCAGAACCCGGTGGAGCAGGAGTACTGGCTCGACGTCATCCCGGTCCCGTCCTGGTACGCCGTCATCCTGGCGCCGTCGTTCGTGATCTACGTGATCGCGATGATCGGGGAGACCAACCGGGCGCCGTTCGACCTGCCCGAGGCCGAGGGCGAGCTGGTCGGCGGGTTCCACACGGAGTACTCCGCGATGAAGTTCGCGATGTTCTTCCTCGCCGAGTACATCAACATGGCCACCGTCTCCGCCCTGGCGACGACGCTCTTCCTCGGCGGCTGGGCCGCACCCTGGGGCCTGGAGCACGTCTGGGAGGGCGCCGACCACGGCTACTGGCCGGTGCTCTGGTTCTTCGGCAAGATGCTGCTGTTCATCTTCTTGTTCATCTGGCTGCGCGGCACGCTGCCCCGCCTGCGCTACGACCAGTTCATGGCGTTCGGGTGGAAGTACCTGATCCCGTTCTCGCTGCTGTGGATCGTCGCCGTGGCGTCGATGCGGGTGCTCGCCGACGACATCGAGACCTGGCACATCCTGGTCGCCCTCGGGGCGCTGGTGGTGCTGCTCGGTGCGATGTTCCTGTTCGAGGACTCCGGGGACGCCACTGACGAGGACGAGGTCGAGCCCGCACCGGTCGACGCGTTCGCCGGCGGCTTCCCGGTGCCCCCGATGCCCGTCGGCGGGGCCGTGCGCGGCGCCGCCGCCCCGCTGAGCTTCGCGGGCTCTCGTGCCGGCACCGTCAGCGGTTCCACCGAGAGCTCGACCGACACGACCCACGTTGCTGGTGAGGAGAACTGA
- a CDS encoding NADH-quinone oxidoreductase subunit G — translation MTQVSNARTDQGRTDQVAKPDLVNLTIDGISTSVPKGTLVIRAAEQIGIQIPRFCDHPLLAPAGACRQCLVEVAMPGPDGSLRQMQGPPGRMKPQASCTLVATEGMEVKTQLTSPAVDKAQQGVMEMLLINHPLDCPVCDKGGECPLQNQAMSNGRGESRFSAQGGIKRTFPKPINISAQVLLDRERCVLCARCTRFSQEIAGDPFIALIERGALQQVGIYEREPFESYFSGNTIQICPVGALTSADYRFRSRPFDLVSTPSIAEHDACGAAIRVDHRRGKVMRRLSGNDAEVNEEWITDKDRFAFHYSRQDDRITYPQVRDRVEDGGTGELRPASWTEAFAVAARGLAAAGSSAVLTGGRVTAEDAYAYAKFARVALGTNDIDFRARPHSAEEASFLASHVVLGHHESPAGVTYADLERASVVVLVGFEPEDEAGTLFLRLRKAVTQHGTRVVSIAPFASRGLEKLQGRLVATAPGDEAVAMAELAGDGEVALDGGGIILVGERLATSPGALTAAAALSGTTGARLAWVPRRAGDRGAVEAGCLPNLLPGGRPVAEAQARVDTATAWGVPALPETPGRDGDAIVSAVASGAVGGLLVGGVDPDDTSDPALFRQALAAASFVVSLELRETDVTRAADVVLPVAPVTDKAGTFVTWDGRTRSFETVLANPASLPDLRVLAGIAEELGAPLGFRTVTEVRQEMAALGPWDGARPPLETPAATPAPIGEAGAMRLATWKQLVDLGSMQDGELHYRATGRRPVARLSRPDFERICGVLDPEVEGQAEVQVTVTGDRGSVTLPVVPADLPEQVVWLPARSFGRGVLADLASPGSTVLVKGATQ, via the coding sequence ATGACCCAGGTCTCGAACGCCAGGACCGACCAGGGCAGGACCGACCAGGTCGCCAAGCCCGACCTGGTCAACCTGACCATCGACGGAATCTCCACCAGCGTGCCCAAGGGCACCCTGGTGATCCGTGCCGCGGAGCAGATCGGGATCCAGATCCCGCGCTTCTGCGACCACCCGCTGCTCGCGCCCGCCGGCGCCTGCCGCCAGTGCCTGGTCGAGGTCGCCATGCCCGGGCCGGACGGCTCCCTGCGCCAGATGCAGGGTCCGCCGGGACGGATGAAGCCGCAGGCCTCCTGCACCCTGGTCGCCACCGAGGGCATGGAGGTCAAGACGCAGCTGACCTCGCCGGCCGTCGACAAGGCGCAGCAGGGCGTGATGGAGATGCTGCTGATCAACCACCCGCTGGACTGCCCGGTCTGCGACAAGGGCGGCGAGTGCCCCCTGCAGAACCAGGCCATGTCGAACGGCCGTGGCGAGTCCCGCTTCTCGGCGCAGGGCGGGATCAAGCGCACCTTCCCCAAGCCGATCAACATCTCCGCCCAGGTGCTCCTGGACCGGGAGCGGTGCGTGCTGTGCGCCCGCTGCACCCGGTTCTCCCAGGAGATCGCCGGCGACCCGTTCATCGCCCTGATCGAGCGCGGCGCGCTCCAGCAGGTCGGCATCTACGAGCGCGAGCCGTTCGAGAGCTACTTCTCCGGCAACACCATCCAGATCTGCCCCGTCGGTGCCCTGACCAGCGCTGACTACCGCTTCCGCTCGCGGCCCTTCGACCTGGTCTCCACGCCCTCGATCGCCGAGCACGACGCCTGTGGTGCCGCGATCCGGGTGGACCACCGTCGCGGCAAGGTGATGCGCCGCCTCTCGGGCAACGACGCCGAGGTCAACGAGGAGTGGATCACCGACAAGGACCGCTTCGCGTTCCACTACTCCCGGCAGGACGACCGGATCACCTACCCGCAGGTGCGTGACCGGGTCGAGGACGGGGGGACCGGCGAGCTCCGGCCCGCCTCCTGGACCGAGGCCTTCGCCGTCGCCGCCCGAGGACTGGCCGCCGCCGGCTCCTCCGCGGTGCTGACCGGCGGTCGGGTGACGGCCGAGGACGCCTACGCCTACGCCAAGTTCGCCCGGGTCGCCCTGGGCACCAACGACATCGACTTCCGGGCCCGTCCGCACTCCGCGGAGGAGGCCTCCTTCCTGGCCTCCCACGTGGTGCTGGGCCACCACGAGTCCCCGGCCGGCGTCACGTACGCCGACCTGGAGCGCGCCTCGGTCGTCGTACTGGTGGGCTTCGAGCCCGAGGACGAGGCAGGCACGCTCTTCCTGCGGCTGCGCAAGGCCGTCACCCAGCACGGGACCCGGGTGGTCTCGATCGCCCCGTTCGCCTCCCGTGGCCTGGAGAAGCTGCAGGGCCGCCTGGTCGCCACCGCACCAGGCGACGAGGCCGTCGCGATGGCCGAGCTCGCCGGGGACGGCGAGGTCGCCCTCGACGGCGGCGGCATCATCCTGGTCGGGGAGCGGCTGGCCACCAGCCCCGGTGCCCTCACCGCGGCGGCCGCGCTGTCCGGCACCACCGGCGCCCGGCTCGCCTGGGTGCCGCGTCGCGCCGGTGACCGCGGCGCGGTCGAGGCCGGGTGCCTGCCCAACCTGCTGCCCGGCGGCCGTCCCGTCGCCGAGGCGCAGGCCCGGGTCGACACCGCCACCGCGTGGGGGGTTCCGGCGCTGCCGGAGACGCCCGGCCGCGACGGCGACGCCATCGTCTCCGCCGTCGCCTCCGGCGCGGTGGGCGGACTGCTGGTCGGCGGGGTCGACCCCGACGACACCAGCGACCCGGCGCTCTTCCGCCAGGCGCTCGCTGCCGCGTCCTTCGTGGTCTCCCTGGAGCTGCGCGAGACCGACGTGACCCGGGCCGCCGACGTGGTCCTGCCGGTGGCCCCGGTCACCGACAAGGCCGGCACCTTCGTCACCTGGGACGGGCGCACCCGCTCCTTCGAGACGGTCCTGGCCAACCCCGCCTCCCTGCCCGACCTGCGGGTCCTGGCCGGGATCGCCGAGGAGCTGGGCGCCCCGCTGGGGTTCCGCACGGTCACCGAGGTCCGCCAGGAGATGGCGGCGCTGGGTCCGTGGGACGGTGCCCGGCCCCCGCTGGAGACCCCCGCCGCGACCCCGGCGCCGATCGGCGAGGCCGGCGCGATGCGCCTGGCCACCTGGAAGCAGCTGGTCGACCTGGGCTCCATGCAGGACGGCGAGCTGCACTACCGCGCCACCGGGCGACGCCCCGTCGCCCGCCTGTCCCGCCCGGACTTCGAGCGGATCTGCGGAGTCCTCGACCCCGAGGTCGAGGGCCAGGCCGAGGTCCAGGTCACGGTGACCGGCGACCGGGGGAGCGTCACGCTGCCCGTCGTCCCCGCTGACCTGCCCGAGCAGGTCGTCTGGCTGCCCGCGCGGTCCTTCGGCCGCGGCGTGCTCGCCGACCTCGCATCTCCCGGCAGCACTGTCCTGGTGAAGGGAGCCACCCAGTGA
- a CDS encoding NADH-quinone oxidoreductase subunit C — MSPTDRRDEGADPKKEFGTPENERVTRDTPETEAREDRVRAPGEGGELIAPDAVVDRAVGARHGMFGAAGSGDTSGFGGLVTPVVFPGATQRPYGGWFDEVADALQARLRATDLEDAIQAVVVHRNEITFHVRAADLLFVAQMLRDDEQLRFEFCASVSGVHYPGDTGRELHVVHHLLSMTHNRRIRLEVAVPDSDPRLPSVVSVYPTADWHERETYDMFGILFEGHPALTRILMPDDWPGHPQRKDYPLGGIPVEYKGGSIPPPDQRRSYN, encoded by the coding sequence ATGAGTCCGACCGATCGCCGTGACGAGGGAGCCGACCCCAAGAAGGAGTTCGGCACCCCCGAGAACGAGCGCGTCACCCGGGACACCCCGGAGACCGAGGCGCGCGAGGACCGGGTCCGCGCCCCCGGCGAGGGCGGCGAGCTGATCGCCCCCGACGCCGTCGTGGACCGTGCGGTCGGCGCCCGGCACGGCATGTTCGGCGCCGCCGGCTCCGGCGACACCAGCGGCTTCGGCGGGCTGGTGACCCCGGTGGTCTTCCCCGGCGCCACCCAGCGCCCGTACGGCGGGTGGTTCGACGAGGTGGCCGACGCGCTGCAGGCGCGGCTGCGGGCCACCGACCTCGAGGACGCCATCCAGGCCGTGGTGGTGCACCGCAACGAGATCACCTTCCACGTCCGGGCCGCCGACCTGCTGTTCGTGGCGCAGATGCTGCGCGACGACGAGCAGCTCCGGTTCGAGTTCTGCGCCTCCGTCTCGGGGGTGCACTACCCCGGGGACACCGGACGCGAGCTGCACGTGGTCCACCACCTGCTCTCCATGACCCACAACCGCCGGATCCGGCTGGAGGTCGCGGTCCCCGACAGCGACCCACGGCTGCCCTCGGTGGTCTCGGTCTACCCGACGGCCGACTGGCACGAGCGCGAGACCTACGACATGTTCGGGATCCTCTTCGAGGGCCACCCCGCGCTCACCCGGATCCTGATGCCCGACGACTGGCCGGGCCACCCGCAGCGCAAGGACTACCCCTTGGGCGGCATCCCCGTGGAATACAAGGGCGGCAGCATCCCGCCGCCGGACCAGCGGAGGTCGTACAACTAA
- a CDS encoding NADH-quinone oxidoreductase subunit D encodes MASTTSNTPGSDEDFYASGSETSQGRVFTVTGQDWDSITEGLSEGVEERVVVNMGPQHPSTHGVLRLILELEGETVTEARCGIGYLHTGIEKNMEYRSWVQGVTFCTRMDYLSPFYNEATYVLGVERLLDIEDQIPEKASVMRVLLMELNRISSHLVAIATGGMELGALTVMTIGFRERELVLDLFETITGLRMNHAFIRPGGVAQDLPVGALDDIRAFVALMRKRLTEYADLCNANPIFRGRLEGIGHLDLTGCLALGLTGPPLRATGYAWDLRKTQPYCGYETYDFDVQTWDTADAYGRFRVRLNEMHESLRLVEQCADRLSRLDGAPVMVADKKIAWPSQLAVGSDGMGNSLDHIRHIMDESMEALIHHFKLVTEGFRVPAGQAYVPIESPRGELGAHVVSDGGTKPFRAHFRDPSFTNLQATSVMSEGGMVADVIVAIASIDPVMGGVDR; translated from the coding sequence ATGGCATCGACTACCTCAAACACCCCGGGCTCGGACGAGGACTTCTACGCCTCCGGCTCCGAGACCAGCCAGGGACGCGTGTTCACCGTCACCGGGCAGGACTGGGACTCCATCACCGAGGGCCTCAGCGAGGGCGTCGAGGAGCGCGTGGTCGTCAACATGGGACCGCAGCACCCCTCGACCCACGGCGTGCTCCGGCTGATCCTGGAGCTCGAGGGCGAGACGGTCACCGAGGCCCGCTGCGGGATCGGCTACCTGCACACCGGCATCGAGAAGAACATGGAGTACCGCAGCTGGGTGCAGGGCGTGACCTTCTGCACCCGGATGGACTACCTCTCCCCGTTCTACAACGAGGCCACCTACGTGCTGGGGGTGGAGCGGCTCCTCGACATCGAGGACCAGATCCCCGAGAAGGCCTCGGTGATGCGCGTCCTGCTGATGGAGCTCAACCGCATCTCCTCCCACCTGGTGGCGATCGCGACGGGCGGCATGGAGCTGGGTGCCCTCACGGTGATGACCATCGGCTTCCGCGAGCGCGAGCTCGTGCTGGACCTGTTCGAGACCATCACCGGCCTGCGGATGAACCACGCGTTCATCCGCCCCGGCGGCGTCGCCCAGGACCTCCCGGTGGGGGCGCTGGACGACATCCGCGCCTTCGTCGCGCTGATGAGGAAGCGGCTCACCGAGTACGCCGACCTGTGCAACGCCAACCCGATCTTCCGGGGCCGGCTCGAGGGCATCGGGCACCTCGACCTGACCGGCTGCCTGGCCCTGGGCCTGACCGGCCCGCCGCTGCGCGCCACCGGCTACGCGTGGGACCTGCGCAAGACCCAGCCGTACTGCGGCTACGAGACCTACGACTTCGACGTCCAGACCTGGGACACCGCCGACGCCTACGGCCGCTTCCGGGTCCGGCTCAACGAGATGCACGAGTCGCTCCGGCTCGTGGAGCAGTGCGCGGACCGGCTGAGCCGGCTCGACGGCGCTCCGGTGATGGTGGCCGACAAGAAGATCGCCTGGCCCAGCCAGCTCGCCGTGGGCAGTGACGGGATGGGCAACAGCCTGGACCACATCCGGCACATCATGGACGAGTCGATGGAGGCTCTGATCCACCACTTCAAGCTGGTCACCGAGGGCTTCCGGGTCCCGGCCGGCCAGGCCTACGTGCCCATCGAGTCGCCCCGCGGCGAGCTCGGGGCGCACGTGGTCTCCGACGGTGGCACGAAGCCGTTCCGGGCGCACTTCCGGGACCCGTCGTTCACCAACCTGCAAGCCACCAGTGTGATGAGCGAGGGCGGCATGGTCGCCGACGTGATCGTGGCCATCGCCTCGATCGACCCCGTGATGGGAGGCGTGGACCGATGA
- a CDS encoding NuoB/complex I 20 kDa subunit family protein, with translation MGVEDKLPSGVLLTTVEGVAGYMRKASFWPATFGLACCAIEMMTSGGPKYDLGRFGMEVFRASPRQADLMIVAGRVSQKMAPVLRQIYDQMPEPKWVLAMGVCASSGGMFNNYAIVQGVDHVVPVDMYLPGCPPRPEMLMDAILKLHDKVQATKMGANRTAEIEEQENLALRALPTSHMKGLLR, from the coding sequence ATGGGTGTTGAGGACAAGCTCCCCAGCGGAGTGCTGCTGACCACGGTCGAGGGCGTTGCGGGCTACATGCGCAAGGCGTCCTTCTGGCCGGCCACCTTCGGCCTCGCGTGCTGTGCCATCGAGATGATGACCAGCGGCGGACCGAAGTACGACCTCGGTCGGTTCGGCATGGAGGTCTTCCGGGCCAGCCCCCGACAGGCCGACCTGATGATCGTCGCGGGCCGGGTGAGCCAGAAGATGGCTCCGGTGCTGCGCCAGATCTACGACCAGATGCCCGAGCCCAAGTGGGTGCTGGCGATGGGCGTCTGCGCCAGCTCCGGCGGGATGTTCAACAACTACGCGATCGTCCAGGGCGTCGACCACGTGGTGCCGGTCGACATGTACCTGCCCGGCTGCCCGCCGCGGCCGGAGATGCTGATGGACGCCATCCTCAAGCTCCACGACAAGGTGCAGGCGACCAAGATGGGCGCCAACCGGACCGCGGAGATCGAGGAGCAGGAGAACCTCGCGCTGCGTGCCCTGCCCACCTCGCACATGAAGGGCCTGCTGCGATGA
- the nuoF gene encoding NADH-quinone oxidoreductase subunit NuoF: MLTPVLTDNWGDERSWTLEAYESQGGYAALHKALGMSQDDVITAVKDSGLRGRGGAGFPTGMKWGFIPQDNPNPKYLVVNADESEPGTCKDIPLMMASPHTLVEGVIISSYAIRANTAFIYVRGEVLHVIRRLQRAVQEAYLAGHLGKNIHGTGYDLDLVVHAGAGAYICGEETALLDSLEGRRGQPRLRPPFPAVAGLYASPTVINNVESIASVPSIIDRGPEWFSSMGTERSKGFGIFSLSGHVNSPGQYEAPLGITLRELVDLAGGMRHGNRLKFWTPGGSSTGLLTDEHLDVPLDFEGVGAAGSMLGTRALQLFDETTCVVRATLRWTEFYKHESCGKCTPCREGTWWLVQVLARLEKGQGTEADLDQLLDQCDNILGRSFCALADGAVGPIESSIKYFRDEYVAHLTTGGCPFDPAASTLFATAGARA, encoded by the coding sequence ATGCTGACCCCCGTCCTCACCGACAACTGGGGTGACGAGCGGTCCTGGACCCTGGAGGCCTACGAGTCCCAGGGCGGGTACGCCGCACTGCACAAGGCCCTGGGCATGTCCCAGGACGACGTGATCACCGCGGTCAAGGACTCCGGGCTGCGCGGACGCGGCGGCGCCGGCTTCCCCACCGGCATGAAGTGGGGCTTCATCCCGCAGGACAACCCGAACCCGAAGTACCTCGTGGTCAACGCCGACGAGTCGGAGCCGGGCACCTGCAAGGACATCCCGCTGATGATGGCCAGCCCGCACACCCTGGTCGAGGGCGTGATCATCTCCTCGTACGCGATCCGCGCCAACACCGCGTTCATCTACGTGCGCGGCGAGGTGCTGCACGTGATCCGCCGCCTGCAGCGCGCGGTCCAGGAGGCCTACCTGGCCGGACACCTGGGCAAGAACATCCACGGCACCGGCTACGACCTCGACCTGGTCGTGCACGCCGGCGCCGGCGCCTACATCTGCGGCGAGGAGACGGCCCTGCTGGACTCCCTCGAGGGGCGGCGCGGACAGCCTCGGCTGCGTCCGCCGTTCCCGGCCGTGGCCGGGCTCTACGCCAGCCCCACGGTGATCAACAACGTGGAGTCCATCGCCTCGGTCCCCAGCATCATCGACCGGGGACCGGAGTGGTTCTCCTCCATGGGCACCGAGCGCTCCAAGGGCTTCGGCATCTTCAGCCTCTCGGGCCACGTCAACTCCCCCGGACAGTACGAAGCGCCGCTGGGCATCACGCTGCGCGAGCTGGTGGACCTGGCCGGCGGCATGCGGCACGGCAACCGCCTCAAGTTCTGGACCCCGGGCGGCTCCTCCACGGGGCTGCTCACCGACGAGCACCTCGACGTCCCGCTGGACTTCGAGGGCGTCGGCGCGGCGGGCTCCATGCTCGGCACCCGGGCGCTGCAGCTCTTCGACGAGACCACCTGCGTGGTCCGCGCGACCCTGCGCTGGACCGAGTTCTACAAGCACGAGTCCTGCGGCAAGTGCACCCCGTGCCGCGAGGGCACCTGGTGGCTGGTGCAGGTGCTGGCCCGGCTGGAGAAGGGCCAGGGCACCGAGGCCGACCTCGACCAGCTGCTCGACCAGTGCGACAACATCCTGGGCCGCTCGTTCTGCGCCCTGGCTGACGGCGCGGTGGGCCCCATCGAGTCCTCCATCAAGTACTTCCGGGACGAGTACGTCGCCCACCTCACCACCGGCGGCTGCCCGTTCGACCCCGCGGCCTCGACCCTCTTCGCAACCGCAGGAGCGCGCGCATGA
- a CDS encoding NADH-quinone oxidoreductase subunit A, producing the protein MELYTPVLVLAILAAGFAVVSVATSAVLGPKRYNRAKVDSYECGIEPTPQPVGGGRFPVKYYITAMLFIVFDIEIIFLYPWAVHFDAMEVFGLVEMVLFIATVFVAYAYVWRRGGLDWD; encoded by the coding sequence ATGGAGCTCTACACACCGGTGCTGGTGCTGGCGATCCTCGCGGCCGGATTCGCCGTCGTCTCGGTGGCCACCAGCGCGGTCCTGGGCCCGAAGCGCTACAACCGGGCCAAGGTCGACTCCTACGAGTGCGGCATCGAGCCCACTCCGCAGCCGGTCGGTGGAGGACGCTTCCCGGTGAAGTACTACATCACCGCCATGCTCTTCATCGTCTTCGACATCGAGATCATCTTCCTGTACCCCTGGGCCGTCCACTTCGACGCCATGGAGGTCTTCGGGCTGGTCGAGATGGTGCTGTTCATCGCGACCGTGTTCGTTGCCTACGCCTACGTCTGGCGGCGTGGCGGATTGGACTGGGACTAG
- a CDS encoding demethylmenaquinone methyltransferase encodes MARAELDKQPTDVRRMFDAVARRYDVTNDVLSLGQDRRWRQEVFDAVAPSPGDLVLDLAAGTGTSSVPFHEAGATVVPCDFSLGMLQVGKKARPHLPFTAGDGTRLPFADDTFDAVTISFGLRNIVDPLAGLAEMRRVTRPGGTLVVCEFSHPTWKPFRTVYLEYLMKALPAISRAVSSSPDAYVYLAESIRAWPDQAGLADLVARAGWQESQWRNLSGGIVALHRASA; translated from the coding sequence GTGGCCCGTGCAGAACTCGACAAGCAGCCGACCGACGTACGACGGATGTTCGACGCGGTGGCGCGTCGCTACGACGTCACCAACGACGTCCTCTCCCTGGGACAGGACCGACGCTGGCGCCAGGAGGTCTTCGACGCCGTCGCACCCTCGCCCGGCGACCTGGTCCTCGACCTCGCCGCGGGGACCGGCACCTCCAGCGTCCCGTTCCACGAGGCGGGCGCGACGGTGGTGCCGTGCGACTTCTCCTTGGGCATGCTCCAGGTCGGCAAGAAGGCGCGGCCGCACCTGCCGTTCACCGCTGGTGACGGCACCCGGCTGCCCTTCGCGGACGACACCTTCGACGCGGTCACCATCTCCTTCGGCCTGCGCAACATCGTCGACCCCCTCGCGGGCCTCGCCGAGATGCGCCGGGTGACCCGTCCCGGCGGCACCCTGGTGGTCTGCGAGTTCAGCCACCCGACCTGGAAGCCGTTCCGCACCGTCTACCTGGAGTACCTGATGAAGGCGCTGCCCGCGATCAGCCGGGCCGTCTCCTCCAGCCCCGACGCCTACGTCTACCTGGCCGAGTCGATCCGCGCCTGGCCGGACCAGGCGGGACTCGCGGACCTGGTCGCCCGGGCGGGCTGGCAGGAGTCGCAGTGGCGCAACCTCAGCGGCGGGATCGTGGCGCTGCACCGCGCTTCCGCGTAG
- the nuoE gene encoding NADH-quinone oxidoreductase subunit NuoE: MSELDTLDAATMAELREIAARYPQPRSGLLPMLHLVQSAQGRVTPEGIEACAEVLGITAAEVSGVATFYTMYKRRPVGDYHVGVCTNTLCAVMGGDLILERLKDHLDVGNDETAPRREGDEATVTLEHIECNAACDYAPVMTVNWEFMDNQTPESATQLVDDLRAGREVHSTRGPKLCTWREAERVLAGFNDGLADQGPSAGPASLVGREIARERGWTAPATPSGPALGAGDQGTAK; encoded by the coding sequence ATGAGCGAGCTGGACACCCTGGACGCCGCGACGATGGCGGAGCTGCGAGAGATCGCCGCCCGCTACCCGCAGCCGCGCTCGGGTCTGCTCCCGATGCTGCACCTGGTGCAGTCGGCCCAGGGGCGGGTGACTCCCGAGGGCATCGAGGCCTGCGCCGAGGTGCTGGGCATCACTGCCGCTGAGGTCAGCGGGGTCGCCACCTTCTACACGATGTACAAGCGCCGCCCGGTGGGCGACTACCACGTCGGGGTGTGCACCAACACGCTCTGCGCGGTGATGGGGGGCGACCTCATCCTCGAGCGGCTCAAGGACCACCTCGACGTGGGCAACGACGAGACCGCGCCGCGTCGCGAGGGCGACGAGGCGACGGTGACGCTGGAGCACATCGAGTGCAACGCCGCCTGCGACTACGCACCGGTGATGACCGTGAACTGGGAGTTCATGGACAACCAGACCCCCGAGTCGGCGACGCAGCTGGTCGACGACCTGCGGGCCGGGCGCGAGGTGCACTCCACCCGAGGCCCCAAGCTCTGCACCTGGCGCGAGGCCGAGCGGGTCCTGGCCGGGTTCAACGACGGCCTGGCCGACCAGGGCCCGTCCGCCGGTCCCGCGTCGCTGGTGGGCCGTGAGATCGCCCGCGAGCGCGGCTGGACCGCCCCCGCAACACCGTCAGGACCGGCGCTCGGCGCCGGAGATCAGGGGACCGCGAAGTGA